A stretch of DNA from Cannabis sativa cultivar Pink pepper isolate KNU-18-1 chromosome X, ASM2916894v1, whole genome shotgun sequence:
atttcttaaaattttgcaggatgtcttaaataactataatttacataaccatgagaaaaaaatttgactaaaaaattattttggataCTATAACAGACAGAGATGTATCGGTGTATCCCTTTTAAGGGagtgcattatagaattttccaatatatatatatgggtgattctacaatgcatccCTTAAAAAGGATGTACTGATGTacccttaacttgtttcggcatccagaagaattttttagtctaattttttttatatattcatgtaccttatatctatttaagatatcctacaaaattttgagaaattcggaataatttacaatatagaaaacaatgtttaaacagtctattttacacgcgtgtaaaataaaatagttacacgtacaacacactgtttgaacgtagtttTCGGCGTGCTAaaacttttttgaattttttaaaattttgcaagatgtcttaaataactataacgtatatgactatgagaaaaattttaactaaaaattatttcggatactaaaatagataagaatacatcaatatatccattttaataAATGCtttgtagaattttcctataTATTTTGGGCAAAAGGAAAAAGGACTCAAAAGTCAAAAGTGAGTAAGTGAGGCTGGGCGTGAGAAATTGCGAAACAGTGAGTTAATCTGAACACATACATGTACACACAGGTACACGTATCAGATGAGGAGTGACACGTGGCAGAGCAGTGAAACTTGACGATCAAGGCTGATGAAGGTGAGTCAGCAATTACGCCCacacaaataaatgaataattataactaacttaataataataataataataataatacagtaACAGCAAGAGTCAGTTTTGTTTGGGGTTTGACCTTTCTTCTTGGAATATGAATGGCGTAGGTGACACCTTCCCTTACGTCACACTCAACAAACACATCCACATTCATATTCCTTCTATGTCACTTCTTTGAATTTTCctctattcaattcaatcagACAAAATTTTTGTATTGTTATTTACTATTGTATTGTGAttgttagtaatttttttttataaaagttatatattaaattatatgaatttaaatagggataattgcggcaaaagtccccaaaaattTAAGGTTGATACAGATTAATCCTCAACCTTAAAAATTGGCGGTGAAAGTACCTAAGGTCGACAAAGTTGTGAGTCCGTTAGTCCCTCTTTCTAACTGATCTGTTAAATACTAATAACATGCTATGTGTCAATTTTTTATTGGTCCAAATCAtaattttaattcaaaataatttaaaattaaaaaaaaaaactaaaaaattattattttttttttttacaataattaaaactaattaatttgttttttcttcttctttcccaGTTCCCCTTCGATTGTCCATTCCACCCATCTTCCCTAGCTTCGACCTTCTTCCCAAGCTCCGGCGTCTCGATCCTTTCCCATCTTCAGTTGCATTTTCGTAAGCTCCAACATCAGAGACAACAAGCCCCAATATTAGATCCCGATTTCACAGTGTGTTCCGAGCTTAAAACTAACCCAAGATGGAGACTTTCCTGCTGTTTCACTAGATTTGTAATTTTAATGCCAAAGATGGATAGATACAAACCCCATATCCAATGGGCAATGATGCCCACAAAGCCTTAGCTCAGATCTACTGTTCGTGAGATCTGAAAATTAGTTTAAACTAAGGAAAAATTATGAAATCCTATGCTCCCATCACACCTACCCAAACACAGCCAGATCTAAGATTTGAGCTCCTCCCAACTCTGGTAGccatgaagaagaagagaaagaagatgAAGGGGAAGAAGGGGAGAAGACGATAAACTGAAGAGATAAAATgtgcaaataaaaaaaaaccatttatTGATAATGGTTTTTAATTTGTCTGGAATGGTGGACGACGACTCGAGTGGTGCGATTTTTAGATTGACAGAGATCATGCGAACCAAAGCTGAAGTGCACGATCAGAGGTTGGTCGGAGGATAGAAGTTGAGCTTGCGAGTTTTAGATGAGTCAATCTGGGTTGATGGGGTGAGATCGGAGGTGGTGCGATTTCAGACGACCAACGATGGGCAAGGTTTCTTAAGCTGTGACAGAAGGGGTCTCACCGTCGATGGATAGGTTGCACCGTGGAGGAAACTGGTGAAGCTTAGCCAGAAGGAACTGGGGGACGAAGGCTgccctttttcttcttttttttcttttcttttttttttctagtatataaataattgttaagtaaaactaaaaagatatgtaaataatttatttatttttatgattttttattaattaattattattattttattttttaaaattaaaaaatatgatttaGACCAATAAGTTGTCGACACGTGGAATTCTTAATTAGTAAACGGATCTGTTAGAAAGAGGGACTAACGGACTTACAACTTTGTCGACCTTAGGTACTTTCaccgccaatttttgaggttgaggACTAATCTGTATCAACCTTAcgtttttggggacttttgccgcaattatcccatttaaatatttgattatactaataattaatgtctttagtattttttatatatagagaGCATTATTATTAGGCATTTTTGAGATTGCCCTATGTAATTAgttagatttattttttaaaatttattatattaaaatatataaaatctaataCAATTGTACCAATAACGATATAACAACAATGAGTATCTATTACGCACCACTAATAGTGGCAAATCTAAAATTTAAGTTGAGGGGAAGcgacattttttttataagtgacgtgatatctttttttttttacattgtataacatattaaaaattttaatattaaatgtaacataaataaaaataacataaataaaaaatttgtattttaatattaaatgtaacataaataaaaaaataacaataaaaatattaaattttaataattaagacaCTAAATACAAATGTTAttagtaaaaattcaaaaaagtaaaatttaaataCTCTCCACTATATTCATAAAATAACTTTACTATTATATCAAAGTCTGTATTATATTCATAAGAGTATTCTTATGAGCCCTTGTGGTCCTTAGCACTTTCTATAAGTAGTGCCCTACGattgataaataatatttcgtaaaaattattttcttaagttacaTGAAACTCGATATATAATTACATCAATAGAAGTATGTAACCGAGGAAGATGCTACTAGTGGTGCCTTTTAGTAATTCCCTATTcataaatatcacttttgtttaaaaatatatgttgtaattaactaaaatatatatacacagccGACCTTAGGTATAGGCGGGCTAATCCCGCGCCTAGAGCCCACTCATTTTAAGGGCCAAATATAAAAATGttttttaataattgttaaAAGTACTATTTATCATTATAGTAaggacaaaaaaaaattatgtaaaatcCATTTTAATTCAGGTCGGATCCTggggataagttgaaaaatacttcttttttgtttccattaatcaaaaatactcttatattgtttttttattaaaatatacccactttttTTTGAGTGGATTGCCTAATATACCTTCACTCTCTACTTAAATATtgcatataatttacataaccTAAAGGGTCTAATGGTAACACCATTAATAGAAGTGTgtatatcttaaaaaaataagaaaaatgaagataaaaattaaaacaagtaaaGTAAAATGGGTACACAATCTAATTTCCTCCAAAACCTGTGTATATGCTAGGTGACTGTCCTTCCTAGAGGGTCCGCCCGTTGTCTTGTCTTGGTGCTGTATTTCTCTTATATATATGATGACAAACCACAAACTACGCTTATTACTTATAATCCAAACACAAATCGAAATCAAATAATCtcccaatctctctctctctctcttccccaaGAAAAATAATGGGTGCTTGCTTAAGCTTCTCAATCTCATCCTCCGAATCAGTTCATTATTACGAAGACACCAACAAAGCCAACATCATCTCCATCAATGGGGATTTACGCCAATACCCAACTCCAGTTATAGTCGCCCATGTCCTTGATGCTGAAgcctcttcttcatcttcatcttcttctgatCTCTTCATCTGTAACTCGGACGCTCTATACTTCGACCAGCAAATTCCAGCGATGGAATTGCAAGAACACCTTCACCCAAACCAAATCTATTTCGTTCTCCACAAATCAAGAACAGAACAACCACTCTCTGCCTCTGATATGGCCACACTCGCTCTTAAAGCCACTCAAGCATTAGATCTTAATAAaaattcatcatcatcttcatcctcCACCAAGCGCCACCGCCGCCGCCACCGCCGACGTAAGTATTCTCGCATTACGCATCATGACGGTACTACTACTACTTCATCAGATGATGAAATTAGCAAGGAAACGACGGAGACCGCGATCCAGTTCGATCAGGACTATTACTTGACCATAGCACCttcgaagaagaagatgatgacgaAAGAACCGTTGGGGATATCCAGAACGGGATCCGTTAGAAGGTTGCAGAGATTGACTTCTAAAAGAGCCAAGATGGCTGTTCGTTCTTTTCGGCTCAAACTCACAACCATCTATGAAGGTACTATCCTAATTTAGTTACATATCATCCTCAGGCCGGACTTGAAATTTAgtggtattttttaaaattagtaaacaaaatgtttaattttaaaaagaaaaacaaatgtTTTTGGATCCGTAAACTAGGTGGGTTTTAGGCAAAGCCTAGTCCGCCGATGTCGGCTGCATATcatccatcatcatcatcaagctTCAACCTTCAAGCTTCGTACGTACGTTATGGTCTTAATTTCTTCCATTTTTATGTGttaattattcttttattaattaattgtaattaagCTTTTgtaagcaaaagatcgataCAGATTGcgtggtatatatatatatacatatggtttatttgaattttgaTAGTAGTAGTGTAGGTATTGATTATTATTTACTTCTACTACTAATTAATGATCATGTATAATTACTCAGTTTtgtcttaattaatattaattatcttattaCGAATATGTATAGTCTTTACACATTAATTCATTCTCAAACAAATGCTTAATTAATATTGTGTCATATATATTGATAAGATTAATTTCGATACGATACAAAGAATCAGaaaagtttgaatttcaaaCCAGATTAATTTGTCAAATTGACatcataataaaaaacaaaaatggtaatatcatttatatatataagagaaaTATATGAAGTAATTATtagaatgtaatatatattaaaaaacattaatttgctcgcataatatatatatatatttatagagttaTTGTCGTGAGGTCATATATAACTTTTGTCTTCACCCATTGAAAAGTCTCTGTTTTTTATATGGagaatgataattttttttataaatatatataaccatctacattataaataattaattatttagaatCTCTtacaaatttttcaaatatttagaACATAATAATTATTGCTCTTTCTTTCGATACTGTTAAAATTTGACGCGCGGATCTTTTCCCTAGCCATCAGTTTTTGAATTTTGTAATGATATTTTGATCCGTGTTTATGGAAATGTTtcgttgaga
This window harbors:
- the LOC115711935 gene encoding uncharacterized protein LOC115711935; the encoded protein is MGACLSFSISSSESVHYYEDTNKANIISINGDLRQYPTPVIVAHVLDAEASSSSSSSSDLFICNSDALYFDQQIPAMELQEHLHPNQIYFVLHKSRTEQPLSASDMATLALKATQALDLNKNSSSSSSSTKRHRRRHRRRKYSRITHHDGTTTTSSDDEISKETTETAIQFDQDYYLTIAPSKKKMMTKEPLGISRTGSVRRLQRLTSKRAKMAVRSFRLKLTTIYEGGF